In Balaenoptera musculus isolate JJ_BM4_2016_0621 chromosome 19, mBalMus1.pri.v3, whole genome shotgun sequence, one genomic interval encodes:
- the LOC118884917 gene encoding ADP-ribosylation factor-like protein 2-binding protein isoform X1 — MDALEEESFALSFSSASDAEFDAVVGYLEDIIMDDEFQLLQRSFMDKYYQEFEDTEENKLAYTPIFNEYISLVEKYIEEQLLERIPGFNMAAFTTTLQHHKDEVAGDIFDMLLTFTDFLAFKEMFLDYRAEKEGRGLDLSSGLVVTSLCKSSVTASQNNLRP; from the exons ATGGACGCCCTAGAGGAAGAGAGCTTCGCTCTGTCCTT CTCTTCCGCCTCTGATGCAGAATTTGATGCTGTGGTTGGATATTTAGAAGACATTATCATGG ATGATGAGTTCCAGTTATTACAGAGGAGTTTCATGGACAAGTACTACCAGGAGTTTGAAGACACGGAAGAGAATAAGCTCGCCTACACacctatttttaatgaatat ATTTCTTTGGTAGAAAAGTATATAGAAGAACAGCTGTTGGAGCGGATTCCTGGATTTAACATGGCGGCTTTCACTACAACTTTACA GCACCATAAAGATGAAGTGGCCGGTGACATTTTCGACATGCTGCTCACGTTTACGGATTTTCTggcttttaaagaaatgtttctggACTATAGAGCA GAAAAAGAAGGCCGGGGACTGGACTTAAGCAGCGGTTTAGTGGTGACTTCATTGTGCAAATCTTCTGTGACAGCTTCCCAGAACAATCTGCGGCCCTAG
- the LOC118884917 gene encoding ADP-ribosylation factor-like protein 2-binding protein isoform X2 produces MRSSASDAEFDAVVGYLEDIIMDDEFQLLQRSFMDKYYQEFEDTEENKLAYTPIFNEYISLVEKYIEEQLLERIPGFNMAAFTTTLQHHKDEVAGDIFDMLLTFTDFLAFKEMFLDYRAEKEGRGLDLSSGLVVTSLCKSSVTASQNNLRP; encoded by the exons ATGCG CTCTTCCGCCTCTGATGCAGAATTTGATGCTGTGGTTGGATATTTAGAAGACATTATCATGG ATGATGAGTTCCAGTTATTACAGAGGAGTTTCATGGACAAGTACTACCAGGAGTTTGAAGACACGGAAGAGAATAAGCTCGCCTACACacctatttttaatgaatat ATTTCTTTGGTAGAAAAGTATATAGAAGAACAGCTGTTGGAGCGGATTCCTGGATTTAACATGGCGGCTTTCACTACAACTTTACA GCACCATAAAGATGAAGTGGCCGGTGACATTTTCGACATGCTGCTCACGTTTACGGATTTTCTggcttttaaagaaatgtttctggACTATAGAGCA GAAAAAGAAGGCCGGGGACTGGACTTAAGCAGCGGTTTAGTGGTGACTTCATTGTGCAAATCTTCTGTGACAGCTTCCCAGAACAATCTGCGGCCCTAG
- the LOC118884916 gene encoding plasmolipin, with amino-acid sequence MAEFPSKVSTRTSSPAQGGGAAVSALRPDLGFVRSSLGALMLLQLVLGLLVWALIADTPYHLYPAYGWVMFVAVFLWLVTIVFFILYLFQLHMKLYMVPWPLVLMIFNVGATVLYITAFITCSASVELTSLKGTGQYNQRAAASFFSCLVMIAYGVSAFFSFQAWRGVGSNAATSQMAGGYA; translated from the exons ATGGCTGAATTCCCGTCTAAAGTGAGCACGCGGACCAGCAGCCCGGCGCAGGGAGGCGGCGCCGCGGTTTCGGCGCTGCGCCCAGACCTGGGCTTCGTGCGCTCCAGCCTCGGTGCGCTCATGCTGCTGCAGTTG GTGCTGGGGCTGCTGGTGTGGGCCCTGATCGCCGACACCCCGTACCACCTGTACCCGGCCTATGGCTGGGTGATGTTTGTCGCTGTCTTCCTCTGGCTGGTGACAATCGTCTTCTTCATCCTCTACCTGTTTCAGCTGCACATGAAGCTATACATGGTGCCTTGGCCGCTGGTG TTAATGATATTTAACGTGGGCGCCACCGTTCTCTACATCACGGCCTTCATCACCTGCTCTGCTTCGGTTGAACTGACGTCCCTGAAGGGCACCGGGCAGTATAACCAGCGTGCAGCTGCCTCC TTCTTTTCGTGTTTAGTGATGATTGCCTATGGAGTGAGCGCTTTCTTCAGCTTCCAGGCCTGGCGAGGAGTAGGCAGCAATGCAGCCACCAGTCAGATGGCTGGCGGCTATGCCTAA